A single genomic interval of Spinacia oleracea cultivar Varoflay chromosome 6, BTI_SOV_V1, whole genome shotgun sequence harbors:
- the LOC110793759 gene encoding probable beta-D-xylosidase 5, producing MLSNYAGVPCRYTSPLHGFQKHVKRVLYQPGCQNVKCVDKQHIETAARVAAIVDVVVLVVGLDQSIEAERLDRVNLTLPGYQKMLGEKVTSSAKGKVILVIMSAGPVDVSFATKLRKIRAILWVCYPGQDGGEAIAQVVFGHHNPSIQQSEGTTF from the exons ATGTTAAGTAATTATGCTGGTGTACCATGTAGGTATACTAGTCCTCTACACGGGTTTCAAAAACATGTGAAAAGAGTGTTGTATCAACCAGGATGCCAAAATGTAAAGTGTGTAGATAAACAGCATATCGAAACAGCAGCTAGGGTGGCAGCCATTGTTGATGTTGTGGTTTTGGTAGTGGGACTCGATCAGTCAATTGAAGCAGAGAGACTAGACAGAGTAAACTTGACATTACCAGGTTACCAAAAGATGCTGGGAGAGAAGGTCACTAGTTCAGCCAAAGGAAAAGTTATTCTTGTGATCATGTCAGCTGGTCCAGTTGATGTGTCATTCGCAACTAAATTGAGAAAGATTCGTGCCATTCTGTGGGTCTGTTATCCTGGACAAGATGGTGGAGAAGCCATTGCTCAAGTAGTATTTGGACATCACAATCCAA GTATTCAACAATCCGAGGGAACAACCTTTTAG